The genomic stretch GTCTGCCGGTCGATTTATTTGAAGACAACGAAGAAGTGCTGAAAAAATGGCGCCATAAACTGCGCTATTTATTGATCGACGAATACCAAGACACCAACACCACGCAATATCAATTGGTGAAGCTGTTGACCGACGTTACCGGCTATTTCACTGCGGTGGGGGACGACGACCAGAGTATTTATGCGTGGCGTGGCGCGAACGTTGAAAATTTGAATCTGCTGAAAACCGATTTTCCGAAGCTGGAAGTGATTAAACTCGAGCAAAACTATCGTTCTGTCGCACGCATCTTGCGCTGTGCCAACGCGGTGATCGGCAATAACCCGAAATTATTCGAGAAAAAACTGTGGTCGGATTTGGGAGAGGGCGATCTGATTAAGGTTGTCGAAACCAAGAGCGACGAAGATGAAGCTAAATGCGTCGCCGATCGCTTGCGCCAGCATATGTTACTCAATCGCACTTCGTATAAAGATTATGCGATTTTATATCGCGGCAATTTTCAGGCGCGGATTGTCGAGGCGCAGCTGCGCAACGACAAAATCCCGTATGTGATGGCAGCGGGTGAAAGCTTTTTTGATCGCGCTGAGATTAAAGACATCTTGGCCTATCTGCGTTTGATCGCCAACGAGAACGACGATCCGGCATTTATTCGCGCCGTCACCACGCCCAAACGCGGTATTGGCAATGTCACTTTGGAAAAGCTAGGGGCATATGCTGCTAGCCGGCATATTTCTTTATTTGCAGCGGTATACGAGGAGGGGTTTATTCATCAAGTCCAGCCCGCGCAAAATGAGATGCTGCATACCTTCTGTAATTTCATCGGCAAACTGCAATCACGCGCCGAACGCGAGCCTGCAGGCCAGCTCTTGCAAGAGTTGCTCGGCGCAATTGATTACGAAGCATGGCTCTACGACACCGAAGAGCAAAAACCAGCCGAGAATAAATGGAAAAGTATTCTGGACTTGGCCGGCTGGATTCATAAGAAGGGCGAAGAAGACGGCAAGAACCTGATCGAAATCGTGCAGACGATTGCGATTATCACGATGCTAGAAGGGCGCGACGAAGAAGAAGTCGACGCGGTGCGGCTATCGACTTTGCACGCCAGCAAAGGCTTGGAGTATCCGCATGTATTTTTGATTGGTTGCGAAGAAGAAATCTTACCGCACCAAAATTCAATCGAATCGGGCATGGTCGAAGAAGAACGTCGCTTAATGTATGTAGGTATTACGCGTGCACAGCGTAGCTTAACTATTACTTATTGTAGCAAGCGCCGACGTGCCGGCGAATGGCAAATTACGCGACCAAGCCGATTCTTGGATGAAATGTCACCGGGCGACGTGCATTTCACTGGGCGACTGTCGGAAAAGTATCAGCAATCGGCTGAAGTAAAAAAAGAGCACTCCGGAATGGCCGCCAGAATGCTCGAATTACTCGCCAAAAAATCATAGACTTATCACCTTTCTTCGCTTTTCTTTGTCGATAGGTGTTGACGGGTTTCAAGGCGGTGGGTATAGTTCGGCCTCTCTGCTGATGACGCAGCGAAACAAAACAAGTTTCACAGTGTCTCGCAACGATCTTTAACAAATTACAGCCGATGAGTGTGAGTGCTTGATTCGTAAGTCGAAACAAGTGCTTGCACTCAGATGATAGGAAATAAACAAGACGAACTTAATTGTTCATCTCGTTTCTTTCTTTGAGTATTGAAGTACAAGCCAAGTAGTAAAAATAGCAGAGATTAAACGAAAGAGTTTGATCCTGGCTCAGATTGAACGCTGGCGGCATGCTTTACACATGCAAGTCGAACGGCAGCACGGACTTCGGTCTGGTGGCGAGTGGCGAACGGGTGAGTAATACATCGGAACGTACCCAGTAATGGGGGATAACTATCCGAAAGGATAGCTAATACCGCATACGCCCTACGGGGGAAAGAGGGGGATCGCAAGACCTCTTGTTATTGGAGCGGCCGATGGCTGATTAGCTAGTTGGTGGGGTAAAGGCCTACCAAGGCAACGATCAGTAGCGGGTCTTAGAGGACGATCCGCCACACTGGAACTGAGACACGGTCCAGACTCCTACGGGAGGCAGCAGTGGGGAATCTTGGACAATGGGCGCAAGCCTGATCCAGCAATGCCGCGTGCGTGAAGAAGGCCTTCGGGTTGTAAAGCGCTTTTGTCAGGGAGCAAATCCTTGTGGCTAATACCCACCGGGGATGAGAGTACCTGAAGAATAAGGACCGGCTAACTACGTGCCAGCAGCCGCGGTAATACGTAGGGTCCAAGCGTTAATCGGAATTACTGGGCGTAAAGCGTGCGCAGGTGGTTTGTTAAGCACGATGTGAAATCCCCGAGCTCAACTTGGGAATTGCATTGTGAACTGGCTAACTAGAGTACGGCAGAGGGGGGTGGAATTCCACGTGTAGCAGTGAAATGCGTAGAGATGTGGAGGAACACCGATGGCGAAGGCAACCCCCTGGGCTGATACTGACACTCATGCACGAAAGCGTGGGGAGCAAACAGGATTAGATACCCTGGTAGTCCACGCCCTAAACGATGTCTACTAGTTGTTGGGCTTTTCGGAGCTTAGTAACGCAGCTAACGCGTGAAGTAGACCGCCTGGGGAGTACGGTCGCAAGACTAAAACTCAAAGGAATTGACGGGGGCCCGCACAAGCGGTGGATGATGTGGATTAATTCGATGCAACGCGAAAAACCTTACCTGGTCTTGACATGTACGGAATCCTTTAGAGATAGAGGAGTGCCTTCGGGAACCGTAACACAGGTGCTGCATGGCTGTCGTCAGCTCGTGTCGTGAGATGTTGGGTTAAGTCCCGCAACGAGCGCAACCCTTGCCACTAGTTGCTACCATTCAGTTGAGCACTTTAGTGGGACTGCCGGTGACAAACCGGAGGAAGGTGGGGATGACGTCAAGTCCTCATGGCCCTTATGACCAGGGCTTCACACGTCATACAATGGTCGGTACAGAGGGTCGCTAACCCGCGAGGGGGTGCCAATCTCACAAAACCGATCGTAGTCCGGATTGCACTCTGCAACTCGAGTGCATGAAGTCGGAATCGCTAGTAATCGCGGATCAGCATGTCGCGGTGAATACGTTCCCGGGCCTTGTACACACCGCCCGTCACACCATGGGAGTGGGTTTCACCAGAAGTAGGTAGGCTAACCGTAAGGAGGCCGCTTACCACGGTGGGATTCATGACTGGGGTGAAGTCGTAACAAGGTAGCCGTAGGGGAACCTGCGGCTGGATCACCTCCTTTCAAGAGAAAAGACCTTCGGGTCAAGTACTCACACTCATCGGCTGTAGAGTTTGAAGATACAGAGAAAGTAGCTGAGCAATGAAGCAATTCATTGCAGGGTTACGGACTTGGTTGGAAGCTGGGTCAGTAGCTCTGGCGGCGTAGATTATCTAAAAGTAATCGCGAAGTTAGAGATGATCTAGTGAAGACAAAAGCTGGGTCAGTAGCTCAGTCGGTTAGAGCACCGTCTTGATAAGGCGGGGGTCGCTGGTTCGATTCCAGCTTGACCCACCATTGATTCATCAGTGGAAACAGCTTTGTAATGCCAGATTGGGGGATTAGCTCAGTTGGGAGAGCACCTGCTTTGCAAGCAGGGGGTCGTCGGTTCGATCCCGTCATCCTCCACCAATCACAAGAGTTCAGAATTCAGTGAGCAAGCAGATTTATTCTGGTTTGTTTATTTTGTTCTGGTTTCTTAAATCAGAATGCCTTTGGCATCTGTATCGTTCTTTAACAAAATAGAAGAAGTAATATCTCCTAATTAAACAATGTGAGCATCAAGGCAACTTGGTGTGAACAGTAAATAAATTGGGTTGATTGTATCTCTGATCGAAAGATCAGCGTTGAATGACGTGAGAACTCATTCAACAAGTCGTAAATACCGATACTCTAAACCGATGATACGGTAAAACGTGTTTGAGGTTATAGGATCAAGCGAATAAGTGCATCTGGTGGATGCCTTGGCGATGATAGGCGACGAAGGACGTGATAGCCTGCGATAAGCGTGGGGGAGCTGGCAAAGTGCTTTGATCCCACGATTTCCGAATGGGGAAACCCGGCCCTTTTGGGTCACTCATCACTGAATACATAGGTGATGTAGAGCGAACGCGGTGAACTGAAACATCTAAGTAACCGCAGGAAAAGAAATCAACCGAGATTCCCAAAGTAGTGGCGAGCGAAATGGGAAGAGCCTGTACGTGATAACAGTCGTGTTAATAGAACGGAATGGAAAGTCCGGCCATAGTGGGTGATAGCCCCGTATATGAAAACACAATTGTGGTACTAAGCGTACGATAAGTAAGGCGGGACACGAGAAATCCTGTTTGAAGATGGGGGGACCATCCTCCAAGGCTAAATACTCATCATCGACCGATAGTGAACCAGTACCGTGAGGGAAAGGCGAAAAGAACCCCGGGAGGGGAGTGAAATAGAACCTGAAACCGGATGCATACAAACAGTGGGAGCAGACTTGTTCTGTGACTGCGTACCTTTTGTATAATGGGTCAGCGACTTACGTTCAGTAGCAAGCTTAACCAAATAGGGGAGGCGTAGGGAAACCGAGTCCGAATAGGGCGCATAGTTGCTGGGCGTAGACCCGAAACCAAGTGATCTAGCCATGGCCAGGATGAAGGTGCGGTAACACGCACTGGAGGTCCGAACCCACTGACGTTGCAAAGTCAGGGGATGAGCTGTGGCTAGGGGTGAAAGGCTAAACAAACTTGGAAATAGCTGGTTCTCCTCGAAAACTATTTAGGTAGTGCCTCATGTATCACTGACGGGGGTAAAGCACTGTTATGGCTAGGGGGTCATCGCGACTTACCAAACCATGGCAAACTCTGAATACCGTCAAGTGCGAGCATGGGAGACAGTCCTGGGGTGCTAACGTCCTGGGACAAGAGGGAAACAACCCAGACCGCCGTCTAAGGTCCCAAATGATCAATTAAGTGGAAAACGAGGTGGGAAGGCATAGACAGCCAGGATGTTGGCTTAGAAGCAGCCATCATTTAAAGAAAGCGTAATAGCTCACTGGTCGAGTCGTCCTGCGCGGAAGATGTAACGGGGCTCAAATTGATAACCGAAGACGCGGATATGTACGATGTACATATGGTAGAGGAGCGTTCTGTAAGCCTGTGAAGGTGTCTTGAGAAGGATGCTGGAGGTATCAGAAGTGCGAATGCTGACATGAGTAGCGATAAAGGGGGTGAAAAGCCCCCTCACCGAAAACCCCAGGTTTCCTGCGCAACGTTCATCGGCGCAGGGTGAGTCGGCCCCTAAGGCGAGGCAGAAATGCGTAGTCGATGGGAAACAGGTTAATATTCCTGTACTTGGTATTAGTGCGATGTGGGGACGGAGAAGGTTACCTCAGCCAACGGTTGGAAGAGTTGGTTTAAGCGTGTAGGTGTGTGGCTTAGGCAAATCCGGGCTGCTTTAACACTGAGGCGTGATGACGAGTCTACTTGTAGACGAAGT from Chitinibacter sp. SCUT-21 encodes the following:
- a CDS encoding UvrD-helicase domain-containing protein, coding for MLHLLNAPQRAAVQYLSGPCLVLAGAGSGKTRVITQKIAYLIETAGMDARNIAAITFTNKAAREMSERVATLLPPERLRGLTVSTFHSLGMKILREEAPHLGYKPKFSILDSADASKIIADQLVTTDKALIRQTVSHISMLKNDRISPDQAMAMATSEGELQLAKIYRAYQDTLYAYQAVDFDDLIRLPVDLFEDNEEVLKKWRHKLRYLLIDEYQDTNTTQYQLVKLLTDVTGYFTAVGDDDQSIYAWRGANVENLNLLKTDFPKLEVIKLEQNYRSVARILRCANAVIGNNPKLFEKKLWSDLGEGDLIKVVETKSDEDEAKCVADRLRQHMLLNRTSYKDYAILYRGNFQARIVEAQLRNDKIPYVMAAGESFFDRAEIKDILAYLRLIANENDDPAFIRAVTTPKRGIGNVTLEKLGAYAASRHISLFAAVYEEGFIHQVQPAQNEMLHTFCNFIGKLQSRAEREPAGQLLQELLGAIDYEAWLYDTEEQKPAENKWKSILDLAGWIHKKGEEDGKNLIEIVQTIAIITMLEGRDEEEVDAVRLSTLHASKGLEYPHVFLIGCEEEILPHQNSIESGMVEEERRLMYVGITRAQRSLTITYCSKRRRAGEWQITRPSRFLDEMSPGDVHFTGRLSEKYQQSAEVKKEHSGMAARMLELLAKKS